The Acidimicrobiales bacterium genomic sequence CTGACGTTCCACCCCGTTCCGAGTTCACCGAGCGTGACGGTCCCTCAGGCCGCCGGCCGACGACATGGAATTCGGATTCTTTGGAACAGCGGCGGTACCGGCGGGCCTACGAGCGGGCCTTCTCGACCAGGCGGCGGGCGATCACCCTGAGTGCGAGCACCTCGTCGGCGCCCTCGAAGATCGACAGCACGCGCGCGTCGACGAAGTAACGGCTCACGGGGAACTCCTCGGCGTAGCCCATGCCCCCGTGGATCTGCAGCGCCTCGCGCGAGATCCACTCGGCGGCCCGGCACACGTAGGCCTTGACCATCGACGCCTCGAGGGCGCCCTCCCCCTTGGCCATCAGCCGGGCCACCTGGTACGTGAACTGCCGGCAGGCCTGGATGATCACCGCCATGCGGCCGAGCTTGGCCCGGGTCAGCTGGTAGTCGACGATCGGGGAGCCGAACACCGTGCGGTTCTCGGCGTAGTCGAGGGCCGCCTCGTAGGCCGCCTGCATGACGCCGAGAGCCCGCGCCGCCGTCTGGAGCCGCCCGTTCTCGAAGCCCTCCATCTGGAGGTAGAAGCCCCGCCCCAGCCCCTCCCGGCCACCGACCAGGGCGTCGTCGGGCACCCACCAGCCGTCGAAGGCCAGCTCGTAGGAGTGCATGCCGCGGTAGCCGATGGTGTCGATGGGGCGGCCCTCGAGCTTTCCGGAACGCCCCTCCTGCTGGAACACGAAGCCCTTGCCGTCGCCGCGCGGCTTGGGCACCACGAACAGCGAAAGGCCGCGGTGGGCCTTGGACCGGTCCGGGTCGGTCCGGGCCAGGAGCATGAGCACGTCGCCGCGCGCCGCGAACGTGCACCACGTCTTCACCCCGTTGATCAGCCAGCCGCCGCCCTCGGCGGGGGTGGCGGTGACCTTGAGGCCGGCCACGTCCGAGCCGAAGTCGGGCTCGGTGACCGACACCGCCACCATCACCTCTCCCGTGGCGATCTTCGGGAGCCACTCGCGCTTCTGCTCCTCGGTCCCGCCCCGGACCAGGGCCCGGGTCAGGATCTCGGGCCGGGTGATGAGGGATCCGCCCACCCCGAGCGAGGCCCGGGCCAGCTCCTCGGTGGCCACGACCATCCCGAGGTAGTCGCTCTCCCCGCCGGTGGCGTAGCCGCCGTACTCCTCGGGCACCGACAGCCCGAACCCGCCGATCTCGGCCAGCCCGGAGATCACCTCCTCGGGGATGTCCCCGTTGGTGCGGTGCACGTGCTCGGCCACGGGCCGGATCCGGTCCTCGGCGAAGCGGCGGAAGGTCTCCTGCACCAGTTGGAAGTCCTCGTCGAGGTGGCGGTCCCCGGGCACCCCGGCCAGGCGGGCGAGGAGCTCGGGGTCCCGCCCGGCCCGCACGAACGGCAGGGCGGGGTCCAGGGCGCCCTCCATGGCGTCGAGGCCCCACTCCTGCTCCCGGCCGAGGGCGCGGGTCATGACGTCGTGGACGACGTCGGCGGCGAAGGCCCGGGCCAGCGCCGACTCGTCGTCCCCCTTCGGGGCGTACTCGGCCAGGACGTGGGCGGCCACGTCCACGGCGGCGGCGGCATGGGCCACGTCGTAGGCCACCACCTGGTGGTCGTCGGTGCCGTTGGGCGCGGCCGCCAGCCGGGTGACGGCGCCGTCGACGGCGATGCGGGCGAGGTCGAGAGCGTGGCGGGCGCGGTCCAGATCGTGTGCCGACATGGCCGGCAGGTTAGGAGGCGCAGTCAGGTGGGCCGCCGGGCGACGACGGTCACCAGCGGCGGCAGCACGACCGGCTCGTCCCCCGGGTCGACCTCGGTGAGCGACTCGAGATAGGCGGCCACCGGGCCGGGGCCGGCGGCGGCGGGGGCCTCGGCCCAGGCGTCGACCACCTCGAGGCCGGCCTCCCGGGCCAGGGCGGGCAGCAGGGCGCCGACGTCGGGGTGGCGGGCGTCGGGCATCGAAAGGGGCCGGCCCCCGATCCGCCCGGCGGTGGTGACCGGCTCCTGGCACACGACCCACCCCCCGGGGCGGACCGCAGCCCCCATGCGGCGGATGACCACGACGGGGCGGACGACGTGCATCAGGAGGAAGCGGCAGAAGGCGAGGTCCACCGGCTCGGGGAGGAGGAGGTCCTCCCCGGCCTGGGTGATCGCCAGCACCTGGGCCCGGCTGCCGGCGGCGGCCGCCACCTCGTCGCGCGCCCGGGGGTCGGAGTCCACCGCGTAGACCCGCCCGTCGCGCCCGACCACCTCGGCCAGGGCCACGGTCACGTCTCCGCCTCCGGCCCCGACGTCGACGCAGCGCCACCCCTCGCGCAGCCCCAGCCGGTCGAGCGCCGTCGCCAGCGGCCGGCGGTACACGTCGTTGCGCAGATCTAGCTCGAGGATGGGTCGCTCCCGTAACGACGGAGCAGGCCGCGGGCGATCACCAGGCGCTGGATCTCGTTGGTGCCCTCGCCGATGATCATCAGCGGGGCGTCGCGGTAGTAGCGCTCGATCGGCAGGTCGGTCGTGTAGCCGTAGCCGCCGTGGATGCGCATCGACTCGGTGGCGATCTCCAGGGCGGCCTCGGACGCGAACAGCTTGGCCATGCCGGCCTCGACGTCGGCGCGCTCGCCGCGGTCGAGCTTGCCCGCCGCCGACCGGGTGAGCAGGCGGGCGGCCTCGAGGCGCGTGGCCATGTCGGCCAGCTTGAACTGGATCGCCTGATGGGCGGCGATCGGGGACCCGAAGGTCTGGCGCTCCTGGGCGTAGGCGATCGCCGCCTCGAAGGCCGCACGGGCCACCCCGCAGGCGCGGGCGGCGATGTTGACCCGGCCCAGCTCGAGCGCCCCGAGGATCTGGGGCAGGCCCCGCCCCAGGCTCGGGGCTCCGCCCAGAACGGACGCGGCCGGGACGCGGTGGTCCGCGTACGACATCTCGACGGTCTCGATGCCCTTGTAGCCGAGCTTGGGGATCGAGCGCGAGACGCTGATCCCGCCGAAGGTGGGACCGGGCTCCTTCTCGACGATGAAGCAGGTGACTCCTTCGGGCGCCCGGGCGGCCAGGGCCACGACGGCGGAGCGCTCCCCGTTGGTGACCCACATCTTGGTGCCGTTGATGACGTACTCGTCCCCGTCGGGCTCGGCCCGGCAGGAGATGGCCCGGGTGT encodes the following:
- a CDS encoding acyl-CoA dehydrogenase family protein — protein: MSAHDLDRARHALDLARIAVDGAVTRLAAAPNGTDDHQVVAYDVAHAAAAVDVAAHVLAEYAPKGDDESALARAFAADVVHDVMTRALGREQEWGLDAMEGALDPALPFVRAGRDPELLARLAGVPGDRHLDEDFQLVQETFRRFAEDRIRPVAEHVHRTNGDIPEEVISGLAEIGGFGLSVPEEYGGYATGGESDYLGMVVATEELARASLGVGGSLITRPEILTRALVRGGTEEQKREWLPKIATGEVMVAVSVTEPDFGSDVAGLKVTATPAEGGGWLINGVKTWCTFAARGDVLMLLARTDPDRSKAHRGLSLFVVPKPRGDGKGFVFQQEGRSGKLEGRPIDTIGYRGMHSYELAFDGWWVPDDALVGGREGLGRGFYLQMEGFENGRLQTAARALGVMQAAYEAALDYAENRTVFGSPIVDYQLTRAKLGRMAVIIQACRQFTYQVARLMAKGEGALEASMVKAYVCRAAEWISREALQIHGGMGYAEEFPVSRYFVDARVLSIFEGADEVLALRVIARRLVEKARS
- a CDS encoding methyltransferase domain-containing protein, with translation MYRRPLATALDRLGLREGWRCVDVGAGGGDVTVALAEVVGRDGRVYAVDSDPRARDEVAAAAGSRAQVLAITQAGEDLLLPEPVDLAFCRFLLMHVVRPVVVIRRMGAAVRPGGWVVCQEPVTTAGRIGGRPLSMPDARHPDVGALLPALAREAGLEVVDAWAEAPAAAGPGPVAAYLESLTEVDPGDEPVVLPPLVTVVARRPT
- a CDS encoding acyl-CoA dehydrogenase family protein gives rise to the protein MDAALADEIVGTVRSFVRRSVLPVASDLEHADAYPEDLIAAMAEMGLFGCTIPEEHGGLGMDVSTYARVVEELAAGWMSLTGAVNTHTMAATLIRLHGTDEQKKRILPRMATGEARGALSLSEPDAGSDTRAISCRAEPDGDEYVINGTKMWVTNGERSAVVALAARAPEGVTCFIVEKEPGPTFGGISVSRSIPKLGYKGIETVEMSYADHRVPAASVLGGAPSLGRGLPQILGALELGRVNIAARACGVARAAFEAAIAYAQERQTFGSPIAAHQAIQFKLADMATRLEAARLLTRSAAGKLDRGERADVEAGMAKLFASEAALEIATESMRIHGGYGYTTDLPIERYYRDAPLMIIGEGTNEIQRLVIARGLLRRYGSDPSSS